The following are encoded together in the Pseudomonas sediminis genome:
- a CDS encoding CheW domain-containing protein, translated as MSRNLATATRSQLALQSYLDGLLQEAAAELEMSVSLDEFEAAVLEEQVRDARLVEPVALAVAPVELLAPVQAPVIEEAPPEVAILAELAPQPAALLADGRPTWAEEPFECLLFDVAGLTLAVPLICLGSIYPLEGQELTPLFGQPDWFLGILPSQAGNLKVLDTARWVMPDRYREDFREGLQYVISVQGYEWGLAVHQVSRSIRLDPSEVKWRSQRTQRPWLAGTVIEHMCALLDVAALAELIASGAAKRLNGGKLH; from the coding sequence ATGAGTCGTAACCTCGCCACCGCTACGCGTTCCCAGCTGGCTCTGCAGTCCTACCTCGATGGGCTGCTGCAGGAAGCTGCCGCCGAACTGGAGATGTCCGTCAGTCTGGACGAGTTCGAGGCCGCGGTGCTCGAGGAGCAGGTGCGCGATGCACGCCTGGTCGAGCCGGTCGCATTGGCCGTTGCGCCGGTGGAGTTGCTTGCGCCGGTGCAGGCGCCGGTGATCGAAGAGGCTCCGCCGGAAGTTGCCATCCTTGCCGAGCTGGCGCCGCAACCGGCTGCCTTGCTGGCCGATGGTCGTCCGACCTGGGCCGAGGAGCCCTTCGAGTGCCTGTTGTTCGACGTGGCCGGGTTGACCCTGGCCGTGCCGCTGATTTGCCTGGGCTCGATCTATCCGCTCGAAGGACAGGAACTGACGCCGCTGTTTGGTCAGCCGGATTGGTTTCTTGGCATCCTGCCGAGCCAGGCCGGTAACCTGAAAGTACTGGATACAGCCCGTTGGGTGATGCCAGACCGTTATCGCGAGGACTTCCGCGAAGGCCTTCAATACGTGATTTCCGTGCAGGGCTACGAGTGGGGGTTGGCGGTGCATCAGGTCAGCCGCTCGATTCGCCTGGACCCGAGCGAGGTCAAGTGGCGCAGCCAGCGTACCCAGCGGCCCTGGCTGGCCGGTACGGTGATCGAGCACATGTGCGCGCTGCTCGATGTGGCTGCGTTGGCCGAGCTGATCGCCAGCGGTGCGGCGAAACGCCTGAATGGCGGAAAACTGCATTGA
- a CDS encoding flagellar motor protein, whose amino-acid sequence MDVLSLIGVILAFVAILGGNYLEGGSAGALLNGPAALIVIGGTLGAAFLQAPVQVFKRAMSIMRWIFFPPRIDLVGGINRVTGWSMVARKEGLLGLEAVADAEPDPYARKGLQLLVDGAEPESIRSILEVDLYTQEVRDFQAAKVFESMGGYAPTIGIIGAVMGLIHVMGNLADPSMLGSGIAVAFVATIYGVGFANLLLLPIGNKLKSIALRQSRYREMLLEGILSIAEGENPRSIELKLQGFMD is encoded by the coding sequence ATGGATGTACTGAGCCTAATCGGCGTCATCCTGGCGTTCGTCGCCATTCTGGGTGGCAATTACCTGGAAGGGGGCAGCGCCGGAGCGTTGCTCAACGGTCCGGCGGCGCTGATCGTCATCGGTGGCACATTGGGCGCGGCTTTTCTGCAGGCGCCGGTGCAGGTGTTCAAGCGCGCGATGAGCATCATGCGCTGGATATTTTTCCCGCCTCGTATCGATCTGGTAGGTGGCATCAATCGTGTGACCGGCTGGAGCATGGTGGCGCGCAAGGAAGGCCTGCTCGGTCTCGAGGCGGTGGCCGATGCCGAGCCTGACCCTTATGCGCGCAAAGGCCTGCAGTTGCTGGTCGATGGCGCCGAGCCGGAATCCATTCGTAGCATTCTCGAGGTCGATCTCTATACCCAGGAGGTGCGCGATTTCCAGGCTGCAAAGGTGTTCGAGAGCATGGGCGGCTATGCGCCGACCATTGGCATCATCGGCGCGGTAATGGGCCTGATCCACGTGATGGGGAACCTGGCTGATCCCAGCATGCTCGGCAGTGGCATTGCCGTGGCGTTCGTTGCCACCATCTACGGTGTCGGTTTTGCCAACCTGCTGCTGCTACCGATAGGCAACAAGCTCAAGTCCATCGCGCTGCGCCAGTCGCGTTACCGCGAGATGCTCCTCGAAGGCATCCTGTCCATCGCCGAGGGTGAGAATCCGCGCTCCATCGAACTGAAGCTGCAAGGCTTCATGGACTGA
- a CDS encoding protein-glutamate methylesterase/protein-glutamine glutaminase, translating into MTVKVLVVDDSGFFRRRVSEILSADSSIQVVGTATNGREAIDQALALKPDVITMDYEMPMMDGITAVRNIMQRCPTPVLMFSSLTHEGARVTLDALDAGAVDFLPKNFEDISRNPEKVKQMLCEKVHSIARSNRRFSSAAVAPAPTAASPSAAPISRPAVSTRPAVPVPAAPARTGGGAAVSSAPKRKAYKLVAIGTSTGGPVALQRVLTQLPANFPAPLVLIQHMPAAFTKAFAERLDKLCRIQVKEAEDGDILRPGLALLAPGGKQMMVDARGAIKILPGDERLNYKPCVDITFGSAAKSYGDKVLAVVLTGMGADGREGARLLKQGGSQVWAQDEASCVIYGMPMAVVKANLADAVYGLDDIGRHLTEACQ; encoded by the coding sequence ATGACTGTCAAGGTCTTGGTGGTGGACGATTCCGGCTTCTTCCGCCGGCGTGTTTCGGAAATTCTGTCTGCCGATTCCAGTATTCAGGTGGTAGGGACGGCCACCAACGGACGTGAAGCCATCGATCAGGCATTGGCGCTCAAGCCCGATGTGATCACCATGGATTACGAGATGCCGATGATGGACGGCATCACTGCGGTTCGAAACATCATGCAGCGCTGCCCGACGCCAGTGTTGATGTTCTCTTCGCTGACCCACGAAGGCGCCCGCGTGACGCTTGATGCGTTGGACGCCGGTGCGGTGGATTTTCTGCCGAAGAACTTCGAAGACATCTCGCGTAACCCTGAGAAGGTCAAGCAGATGCTCTGCGAGAAGGTGCATAGCATCGCGCGCAGCAACCGTCGTTTCAGCTCGGCTGCGGTGGCTCCGGCGCCGACTGCGGCGAGCCCGAGTGCGGCGCCGATTAGTCGCCCGGCCGTTTCGACGCGGCCTGCGGTTCCCGTTCCCGCAGCTCCTGCACGTACCGGTGGTGGGGCAGCGGTTTCGTCTGCACCCAAGCGCAAGGCTTACAAACTGGTGGCCATTGGCACCTCTACTGGTGGCCCGGTGGCGCTGCAGCGTGTATTGACACAGCTGCCAGCCAACTTCCCGGCACCGCTGGTGCTGATCCAGCACATGCCAGCGGCCTTCACCAAGGCCTTCGCCGAGCGCCTGGACAAGCTGTGCCGCATTCAGGTCAAGGAGGCTGAGGACGGCGATATTCTGCGCCCTGGCCTGGCGCTGCTGGCGCCTGGTGGCAAGCAGATGATGGTCGATGCGCGCGGCGCGATAAAAATCCTGCCGGGTGACGAGCGCCTCAACTACAAACCCTGCGTCGATATCACCTTCGGCTCGGCCGCCAAGTCCTATGGCGACAAGGTGCTTGCCGTGGTGCTGACCGGCATGGGCGCCGACGGCCGTGAGGGCGCGCGCCTGCTCAAGCAGGGCGGCAGTCAGGTGTGGGCGCAGGACGAGGCCAGTTGCGTGATCTATGGCATGCCCATGGCCGTGGTCAAGGCCAATCTGGCGGATGCCGTCTATGGCCTGGATGACATCGGCCGGCACCTGACCGAGGCTTGCCAGTGA
- the fleN gene encoding flagellar synthesis regulator FleN, which yields MGMHPVQVIAVTGGKGGVGKTNVSVNLSMALADLGRRVMLMDADLGLANVDVLLGLTPKRTLADVIAGECDLRDVLLQGPGGIRIVPAASGTQSMVSLTPMQHAGLIQAFSDISENLDVLVIDTAAGIGDAVVSFVRAAQEILVVVCDEPTSITDAYALIKLLNRDHGISRFRVLANMAHSPQEGRNLFAKLTKVTDRFLDVALQYVGAVPYDECVRKAVQKQRAVYEAFPRSKCALAFKAIAQKVDTWPLPANPRGHLEFFVERLVQQPTADSAV from the coding sequence ATGGGTATGCATCCCGTACAGGTGATTGCGGTGACCGGCGGCAAGGGTGGCGTCGGCAAGACCAATGTGTCGGTGAATCTGTCCATGGCCCTGGCCGACCTCGGTCGGCGGGTGATGCTGATGGACGCCGACCTGGGGCTGGCCAACGTCGACGTGCTGCTGGGGCTCACACCCAAGCGCACCCTGGCCGATGTGATCGCCGGCGAGTGCGATCTGCGTGACGTGCTGCTGCAGGGGCCGGGCGGCATTCGCATCGTGCCGGCCGCGTCGGGCACGCAGAGCATGGTCAGCCTCACGCCGATGCAGCATGCCGGGCTGATCCAGGCATTCAGCGACATCAGCGAAAACCTCGATGTCCTGGTGATCGACACCGCCGCCGGTATCGGCGATGCGGTGGTCAGCTTCGTCCGGGCGGCGCAGGAAATCCTCGTGGTGGTGTGCGACGAACCGACCTCCATCACCGATGCCTACGCCCTGATCAAGCTGCTCAACCGTGACCATGGCATCAGCCGTTTCCGCGTCCTGGCCAACATGGCTCACAGTCCGCAGGAAGGGCGCAATCTCTTTGCTAAGCTGACCAAGGTGACGGATCGTTTTCTTGATGTCGCCCTGCAGTATGTCGGCGCCGTGCCCTACGACGAGTGCGTGCGCAAGGCCGTGCAGAAGCAGCGTGCCGTCTATGAGGCGTTCCCACGATCCAAGTGCGCCCTGGCGTTCAAGGCGATTGCTCAGAAGGTCGACACCTGGCCGTTGCCGGCCAACCCCCGCGGCCATCTGGAGTTCTTCGTCGAGCGTCTGGTGCAGCAACCGACGGCTGACAGTGCCGTATGA
- a CDS encoding ParA family protein, with amino-acid sequence MKVWAVANQKGGVGKTTTSIALAGLLADAGKRVIVVDLDPHGSMTSYFGHDPDTLEHSCFDLFLHQGNVPQGLPKQLLHSTSHENISLLPSSTALATLERQSPGQNGLGLVIAKSLAQLWEDFDHAIIDSPPLLGVLMVNALAASQQLAIPVQTEFLAVKGLERMITTLAMINRSRKQALPYTIVPTLFDRRTQASMSTLRLLRNTYPEHLWPAYIPVDTRLRDASRAGRTPSQFDANSRGVIAYRALLKHLLSHQPAAQVA; translated from the coding sequence ATGAAAGTCTGGGCAGTAGCCAATCAGAAGGGCGGGGTCGGCAAGACCACCACCTCCATCGCGCTGGCAGGCCTGTTGGCCGATGCCGGCAAGCGCGTGATCGTCGTCGATCTCGACCCGCATGGGTCGATGACCAGCTATTTCGGTCATGATCCCGATACGCTGGAGCACAGTTGCTTCGATCTGTTCCTGCATCAGGGCAATGTGCCGCAGGGCCTGCCCAAGCAACTGCTGCACAGCACCAGTCACGAGAATATCTCCCTGTTGCCGTCGAGCACCGCGCTGGCCACGCTCGAGCGCCAGTCGCCAGGGCAGAATGGCTTGGGGCTGGTGATCGCCAAGAGCCTGGCGCAGCTGTGGGAGGATTTCGATCACGCCATCATCGACAGCCCGCCCTTGCTCGGCGTACTGATGGTCAACGCCCTGGCGGCGAGCCAGCAACTGGCGATACCGGTGCAGACTGAATTCCTCGCAGTGAAAGGCCTGGAGCGCATGATCACCACGCTGGCGATGATCAATCGCTCGCGTAAGCAGGCTTTGCCTTACACCATCGTGCCGACGCTGTTCGACCGCCGCACCCAGGCGTCCATGAGTACGCTGCGGCTACTGCGCAACACTTACCCTGAGCACCTGTGGCCGGCTTACATTCCGGTCGACACGCGCTTGCGTGATGCCAGCCGGGCTGGGCGCACGCCTTCGCAGTTCGATGCGAACAGCCGTGGCGTCATCGCCTACCGAGCGCTGCTCAAGCATCTGTTGAGTCATCAGCCGGCGGCGCAGGTGGCTTGA
- the motD gene encoding flagellar motor protein MotD: MARRRHHEEHENHERWLVSYADFITLLFAFFVVMYSISSINEGKYKILSESLTGVFNQPDRSIKPIPVGEERPRTSEPDNTSKDDPSSDSTLQSIASSVREAFGDLIQSDQLTVRGNEMWIEIELSSSLLFPSGDAIPNNQAFDIIEKVAKILAPYQNPVKVEGFTDNLPIQTAQYPTNWELSSARASSIVRMLAMDGVDPSRLAAVGYGEFQPVADNATAEGRGRNRRVVLVISRNLDTRRGAGSAATQQSDAGTQPAPASASGVPQS, from the coding sequence ATGGCGCGCAGGCGGCATCATGAGGAGCACGAGAATCACGAGCGTTGGCTGGTCTCCTATGCCGACTTCATCACCTTGCTGTTCGCCTTTTTCGTGGTGATGTACTCGATTTCCTCGATCAACGAAGGCAAGTACAAGATCCTCTCGGAGTCACTGACAGGCGTGTTCAATCAGCCTGATCGCTCGATCAAGCCGATCCCGGTCGGTGAGGAGCGGCCGCGCACCAGTGAGCCTGATAACACCTCGAAGGACGACCCCAGTTCGGATTCGACCCTGCAAAGCATCGCCTCCAGCGTGCGTGAGGCCTTTGGCGACCTGATCCAGAGCGATCAGCTGACCGTGCGCGGCAACGAGATGTGGATCGAGATCGAGCTCAGCTCCAGTCTGCTCTTTCCTAGCGGCGATGCGATTCCGAACAATCAGGCTTTCGATATTATCGAGAAGGTGGCCAAAATCCTGGCGCCTTACCAGAATCCGGTCAAGGTCGAGGGGTTCACCGATAACCTGCCGATCCAGACTGCCCAGTATCCGACCAACTGGGAGCTGTCTTCGGCGCGCGCCTCAAGCATCGTGCGTATGCTGGCCATGGATGGCGTCGACCCTTCGCGCCTGGCCGCAGTGGGGTATGGCGAATTCCAGCCGGTGGCCGACAATGCTACCGCAGAGGGTAGGGGGCGAAACCGTCGGGTCGTGCTGGTGATTTCCCGCAATCTCGACACGCGACGTGGCGCTGGCAGCGCCGCAACCCAGCAGTCCGATGCTGGCACGCAACCTGCACCGGCGTCTGCGTCGGGGGTTCCACAGTCGTGA
- a CDS encoding chemotaxis protein CheA: protein MSFGADEEILQDFLVEAGEILEQLSEQLVELESRPDDMNLLNAIFRGFHTVKGGAGFLQLNELVECCHIAENVFDILRKGERRVDSELMDVVLEALDAVNGMFGEVRERREPTPATPELLAALARLAEPAGAEPAPAPVVAAAPEPEPEPEPVAAAAASGDITDSEFEQLLDALGDAPAVEAAAPASDDITDDEFESLLDQLHGKGQFSGPVETPASTASAAAPAPAPASDDITDDEFEALLDQLHGKGQFSGPAETAAPAVAASEPPAPAGDDITDDEFESLLDQLHGKGKFVPPSEPAAPAPAAKPAAPVAKPAAAAKAAAPAAPAAPAKPAAPAKAEPAAGRAAAAPAPAGDKAPAASEAETTVRVDTARLDEIMNMVGELVLVRNRLVRLGLNSGDEAMSKAVSNLDVVTADLQTSVMKTRMQPIKKVFGRFPRLVRDLARNLKKEINLELVGEETDLDKNLVEALADPLVHLVRNAVDHGVETPEEREKAGKARAGRVVLSAEQEGDHILLSITDDGKGMDADVLRAKAVEKGLLDKDAADRLNEFECYNLIFAPGFSTKTEISDVSGRGVGMDVVKTKITQLNGTVNVFSQKGQGSKIIIKVPLTLAIMPTLMVMLENQAFAFPLVNVNEIFHLDLSRTNVVDGQEVVIVRDKALPLFYLKRWLVPQAFQEEQREGHVVILTVGSQRIGFVVDQLVGQEEVVIKPLGKMLQGTPGMSGATITGDGRIALILDVPSMLKRYARRF, encoded by the coding sequence ATGAGCTTCGGCGCCGATGAAGAGATCCTCCAGGACTTCCTGGTAGAGGCCGGCGAGATTCTCGAACAGTTGTCCGAGCAGTTGGTCGAGCTGGAAAGCCGGCCGGACGACATGAACCTGCTCAACGCCATCTTTCGCGGTTTCCATACCGTCAAGGGCGGAGCGGGCTTCCTCCAGCTCAACGAGCTGGTGGAGTGCTGCCACATAGCCGAGAACGTGTTCGACATCCTGCGCAAGGGTGAGCGTCGCGTCGACTCGGAGCTGATGGACGTGGTGCTCGAGGCTCTTGATGCAGTCAACGGCATGTTCGGCGAGGTGCGCGAGCGCCGCGAGCCGACGCCTGCCACGCCGGAACTGCTGGCCGCGCTGGCGCGCCTGGCTGAACCGGCTGGTGCCGAGCCGGCGCCTGCGCCGGTCGTGGCAGCCGCGCCGGAACCCGAGCCGGAGCCTGAGCCGGTTGCGGCTGCTGCGGCATCCGGCGACATCACCGACAGCGAGTTCGAACAGCTGCTCGACGCCCTGGGCGATGCCCCGGCCGTGGAAGCGGCGGCGCCTGCCAGTGACGACATCACCGACGACGAGTTCGAGTCGCTGCTCGACCAGTTGCATGGCAAGGGGCAGTTCAGTGGCCCGGTCGAGACGCCTGCCAGCACCGCCAGTGCTGCCGCACCGGCGCCGGCGCCTGCCAGTGACGACATCACCGACGATGAATTCGAGGCGTTGCTCGACCAGCTGCACGGCAAGGGGCAGTTCTCCGGCCCGGCCGAAACCGCCGCGCCAGCCGTCGCTGCCAGCGAACCGCCGGCGCCTGCCGGTGATGACATCACCGACGACGAGTTCGAGTCGCTGCTCGATCAGTTGCACGGCAAGGGCAAGTTCGTGCCGCCGAGTGAGCCGGCTGCTCCCGCTCCGGCAGCGAAACCGGCTGCACCTGTAGCCAAGCCCGCCGCAGCGGCCAAAGCTGCTGCACCTGCTGCACCTGCTGCGCCCGCCAAGCCGGCCGCTCCAGCCAAGGCCGAGCCCGCTGCTGGCCGCGCCGCAGCCGCGCCGGCACCTGCTGGTGACAAGGCACCGGCGGCGAGCGAAGCGGAAACCACCGTACGCGTCGACACCGCGCGCCTCGACGAGATCATGAACATGGTCGGCGAGCTGGTGCTGGTGCGTAACCGCCTGGTACGCCTGGGTCTCAACAGCGGCGATGAGGCGATGTCCAAGGCGGTGTCGAACCTCGACGTGGTCACTGCGGACCTGCAGACCTCGGTGATGAAGACCCGCATGCAGCCGATCAAGAAGGTGTTCGGCCGCTTCCCGCGTCTGGTCCGCGATCTGGCGCGCAACCTGAAGAAAGAGATCAACCTCGAGCTGGTGGGCGAAGAGACCGACCTCGACAAGAACCTCGTCGAGGCCCTGGCCGACCCGCTGGTGCACTTGGTGCGCAACGCCGTCGACCATGGCGTGGAAACGCCGGAGGAGCGCGAGAAGGCCGGCAAGGCCCGTGCCGGTCGTGTGGTGCTGTCCGCCGAGCAGGAAGGGGATCACATCCTGCTGTCGATCACCGACGACGGCAAGGGCATGGATGCCGACGTGCTGCGCGCCAAGGCCGTGGAAAAGGGCCTGCTGGACAAGGACGCGGCGGATCGCCTGAACGAGTTCGAATGCTACAACCTGATCTTCGCCCCGGGCTTCTCGACCAAGACCGAGATTTCCGACGTGTCCGGCCGTGGTGTCGGCATGGATGTGGTCAAGACCAAGATCACCCAGCTCAACGGCACGGTGAACGTGTTCTCGCAGAAGGGTCAGGGCTCGAAGATCATCATCAAGGTGCCGCTGACCCTGGCGATCATGCCCACGCTGATGGTGATGCTGGAAAACCAGGCATTCGCCTTCCCGCTGGTCAACGTCAACGAGATCTTCCACCTCGACCTGTCGCGCACCAACGTGGTCGATGGCCAGGAAGTGGTGATCGTGCGTGACAAGGCGCTGCCGCTGTTCTATCTCAAGCGTTGGCTGGTACCGCAGGCCTTCCAGGAGGAACAGCGCGAAGGTCACGTGGTGATCCTCACCGTGGGCAGCCAGCGCATCGGTTTTGTCGTCGATCAATTGGTGGGTCAGGAAGAAGTGGTAATCAAGCCACTGGGCAAGATGCTGCAGGGCACTCCGGGCATGTCCGGGGCGACCATCACCGGCGACGGTCGCATCGCGCTGATTCTCGACGTACCGAGCATGCTCAAGCGCTACGCTCGGCGTTTCTGA
- a CDS encoding chemotaxis response regulator CheY, which produces MKILIVDDFSTMRRIIKNLLRDLGFTNTAEADDGTSALPMLQSGSFDFLVTDWNMPGMTGIDLLRAVRADERLKHLPVLMVTAEAKRDQIIEAAQAGVNGYVVKPFTAQVLKEKIEKIFERVNG; this is translated from the coding sequence ATGAAAATCCTCATCGTTGACGATTTCTCGACGATGCGACGGATCATCAAGAACCTCTTGCGGGACTTGGGTTTCACCAACACCGCAGAAGCCGATGACGGCACGTCGGCGCTGCCGATGCTGCAGAGCGGCAGCTTCGACTTTCTGGTGACCGACTGGAACATGCCCGGCATGACCGGTATCGACTTGCTGCGCGCCGTTCGCGCCGACGAGCGTCTCAAGCACCTGCCGGTGCTGATGGTGACCGCCGAAGCCAAGCGCGACCAGATCATCGAGGCGGCTCAGGCCGGCGTGAATGGCTACGTGGTCAAACCCTTCACCGCCCAGGTGCTGAAGGAAAAGATCGAGAAGATCTTCGAGCGAGTCAACGGCTGA
- the flhF gene encoding flagellar biosynthesis protein FlhF — protein MQVKRFFAADMRTAMKLVRDELGADASIIGNRRVAGGVELTAALDYQAPAPARPNPALEAELRKTQARIASAQAELTTRAEQDAGKDRQLFANESLLAPELPATPVKPQRPLEAPVAAAPAVDPRALDAMRFELHGLRELIEVQLGSIAWGQLQNRRPQQANLWRRLQRMGLSAELSQALLSKVAGVAEPRQAWRMLLAHLAHAIRTPKVEPLEEGGVIALVGPAGMGKTTTLAKLAARYVLKYGAQQVALVSMDSYRIGAQEQLKTLGRILGVSVTQVDPGQSLLQALTPLAKKRVVLVDTAGLPGNDPALRLQLESLASPRIKSKNYLVLAATSQNQVLKAAYHSYKRCGLSGCILTKLDEAASLGEVLGLAIGQHLPVAYVTDGPRIPDDLQVPRSHQLVSRAVGLQSAEEPSEDAMAQLFAGLYHQPAQRAG, from the coding sequence ATGCAGGTCAAACGCTTCTTCGCCGCCGATATGCGGACCGCCATGAAACTGGTGCGTGACGAACTGGGCGCCGATGCCTCGATCATCGGCAACCGCCGCGTGGCTGGCGGTGTGGAGCTGACGGCTGCGCTGGATTACCAGGCGCCGGCCCCGGCACGCCCGAACCCGGCGCTGGAAGCCGAATTGCGCAAGACCCAGGCGCGCATCGCCAGCGCCCAGGCCGAGCTGACCACCCGTGCCGAACAGGATGCCGGCAAGGATCGCCAGTTGTTCGCCAACGAGTCGCTGCTGGCGCCCGAGCTGCCGGCGACGCCGGTCAAGCCGCAGCGCCCGCTCGAGGCGCCTGTCGCCGCTGCACCGGCGGTCGATCCCCGGGCCCTGGACGCGATGCGCTTCGAGCTGCATGGCCTGCGTGAGCTGATCGAAGTCCAGCTGGGGTCCATCGCCTGGGGGCAGTTGCAGAATCGTCGTCCGCAGCAGGCCAACCTCTGGCGCCGCCTGCAGCGCATGGGCCTGTCGGCCGAGCTGTCGCAAGCCCTGCTGAGCAAGGTGGCCGGTGTGGCCGAGCCGCGTCAGGCCTGGCGCATGCTGCTGGCCCACCTGGCTCACGCGATCAGGACGCCCAAGGTCGAGCCGCTGGAAGAGGGTGGGGTGATCGCCCTGGTCGGTCCGGCCGGCATGGGCAAGACCACCACGCTGGCCAAGCTGGCTGCGCGCTACGTGCTTAAGTACGGCGCGCAGCAGGTCGCTCTGGTGAGCATGGACAGCTATCGTATTGGCGCACAGGAGCAACTGAAGACGCTTGGGCGTATCCTTGGCGTATCGGTGACCCAGGTCGATCCCGGTCAGTCTCTGCTGCAGGCTCTGACGCCGCTGGCCAAGAAACGCGTGGTGCTGGTCGACACCGCAGGCCTGCCGGGTAACGATCCGGCACTGCGTCTGCAGCTGGAGAGCCTGGCGTCGCCACGCATCAAGTCGAAGAATTATCTGGTTTTGGCGGCAACGAGTCAGAACCAAGTGCTCAAGGCGGCCTACCATAGTTACAAGCGCTGCGGACTTTCTGGTTGCATACTGACCAAGCTGGACGAGGCTGCGAGCCTGGGCGAGGTATTGGGTCTGGCTATAGGCCAGCATCTGCCGGTAGCCTATGTGACAGACGGGCCGCGCATTCCGGATGACCTGCAGGTACCGCGCAGCCACCAGCTGGTCAGCCGCGCAGTGGGCCTGCAGTCTGCGGAGGAGCCGAGTGAGGACGCCATGGCGCAGTTGTTCGCCGGGCTCTATCACCAGCCCGCGCAGCGCGCCGGCTGA
- a CDS encoding protein phosphatase CheZ has protein sequence MEHDDSTMGDLESTLKNNARDLVDSLEQGNFGAAVQLINELNKVRDRGLYHEVGKLTRELHNAIVNFQIDPRMPHAQELSQIADATERLNYVVTQTERAANRTMDLVEQSAPLVNDLSDEAQSLSAEWGRFMRREMGAEGFRELAKRVELFLARSERDGAKLSNHLNDILLAQDYQDLTGQVIKRVTQLVTEVEGNLLKLMLMASQVDRFAGIQHDHEALRAEQEKIKEPSRGEGPQIHADKRDDVASSQDDVDDLLSSLGF, from the coding sequence ATGGAACATGATGACTCCACGATGGGTGACCTCGAGTCGACCCTGAAAAACAACGCCCGTGACCTGGTCGATAGCCTCGAACAAGGCAATTTCGGCGCCGCGGTGCAACTGATCAACGAACTCAACAAGGTCCGTGATCGCGGGCTCTATCACGAGGTCGGCAAGCTGACCCGTGAGCTGCACAACGCCATCGTCAACTTTCAGATCGACCCGCGCATGCCGCATGCGCAGGAGCTGTCGCAGATCGCCGATGCGACCGAACGCCTGAACTACGTCGTTACCCAGACCGAGAGGGCGGCTAACCGCACCATGGACCTGGTGGAGCAGAGCGCTCCGCTGGTCAATGACCTGAGCGATGAGGCGCAGAGCCTGAGCGCCGAATGGGGCCGTTTCATGCGTCGCGAGATGGGCGCCGAAGGGTTCCGCGAGCTGGCCAAGCGCGTCGAGCTGTTCCTGGCGCGCAGTGAGCGTGACGGCGCCAAACTGTCCAATCACCTCAACGACATTCTGCTGGCGCAGGACTATCAGGACCTCACCGGGCAGGTGATCAAGCGGGTCACCCAGCTGGTGACCGAGGTGGAAGGCAACCTGCTCAAGCTGATGCTGATGGCCAGCCAGGTCGACCGTTTTGCCGGCATTCAGCATGACCACGAAGCGTTGCGTGCCGAACAGGAAAAAATAAAAGAGCCATCGCGGGGTGAAGGTCCGCAGATTCATGCCGATAAGCGTGATGACGTTGCCTCCAGTCAGGACGATGTCGACGACCTGCTGTCCAGCCTAGGGTTCTAA
- the fliA gene encoding RNA polymerase sigma factor FliA, with amino-acid sequence MTAASGLRMYNKAQAQDSQHQLIERYASLVKRIAYHLLARLPASVQVDDLIQAGMIGLLEASRKYDSSKGASFETFAGIRIRGAMLDEVRKGDWAPRSVHRNSRMVSDAIRAVEARTGRDAKDHEVAAELQLSLEDYYGILGDTLGSRLFSFDDLLQDGEHGGLHEDAGHTHLEPSRDLEDERFQAALAEAIAGLPERERLVLALYYDEELNLKEIGEVLGVSESRVSQLHSQCAARLRSRLSEWRAG; translated from the coding sequence ATGACAGCAGCTTCTGGACTTCGTATGTACAACAAGGCGCAGGCGCAGGACTCCCAGCACCAGTTGATCGAGCGCTATGCCTCCCTGGTCAAGCGCATCGCCTACCACCTGCTGGCACGCCTGCCAGCCAGCGTGCAGGTCGATGATCTGATCCAGGCGGGGATGATCGGGCTGCTCGAGGCCTCGCGCAAATACGACTCCAGCAAGGGTGCCAGTTTCGAAACCTTCGCCGGCATCCGCATTCGCGGTGCCATGCTCGACGAGGTACGCAAGGGCGATTGGGCGCCGCGTTCCGTGCACCGTAACAGCCGTATGGTCAGCGATGCGATTCGTGCAGTCGAAGCCCGAACCGGGCGCGACGCTAAAGATCACGAGGTTGCTGCCGAACTCCAATTGAGTCTGGAGGATTACTACGGCATTCTTGGCGACACTTTGGGCAGCCGCCTGTTCAGCTTCGACGACCTCTTGCAGGATGGCGAGCACGGCGGGTTGCACGAAGACGCCGGGCACACCCACCTCGAACCTTCGCGGGACCTCGAAGACGAACGCTTTCAGGCGGCTTTGGCCGAGGCCATCGCCGGTTTGCCCGAGCGTGAACGTCTCGTGCTGGCGCTGTATTACGATGAAGAACTGAACTTGAAAGAAATCGGTGAAGTGCTGGGGGTTAGCGAGTCACGTGTGAGCCAACTGCACAGTCAGTGCGCGGCACGCCTGCGCTCGCGACTGAGTGAATGGCGCGCAGGCTGA